A section of the Kribbella sp. HUAS MG21 genome encodes:
- a CDS encoding GTP-binding protein LepA gives MSLSDVTVPRRRARRREDSRLADHVDRLGEEHPPIPLGSVDYTMKKPGLLAERFGHVLSYMTRVELEVERNVLELNVLLPDPPEVDRHFYADVWMPQETRHGQILDKLQELLGVHPQEANLSEVSFNLRFLGALGRMRGVQDISRMLYYLTGLATERSAVLAYNKLHSGLLELGERAIAKTVVAPIRRQEPGHFAYYQMAAQELWDQLAGWQKWLTRGLRKRTFEVVGAYNKRQVADFGDVMTALEMSDGGEAELREYARQVGRAEHELLWAHRRGLRVPDYVFKSLKRAAVLAAERKGEVWPAAQPAAS, from the coding sequence ATGTCGTTGAGCGATGTGACCGTACCGCGCCGGCGAGCCCGGCGGCGCGAGGATTCCCGGCTGGCCGACCATGTCGACCGGCTGGGGGAGGAACACCCGCCGATTCCGCTCGGCAGTGTCGACTACACGATGAAGAAGCCCGGCCTGCTGGCCGAGCGGTTCGGTCACGTGCTGTCGTACATGACCCGCGTCGAGCTCGAGGTCGAGCGGAACGTGCTGGAGCTGAACGTGCTGCTCCCGGACCCGCCCGAGGTCGACCGGCACTTCTACGCCGACGTGTGGATGCCGCAGGAGACCCGCCACGGGCAGATCCTCGACAAGCTGCAGGAACTGCTCGGTGTGCACCCGCAGGAGGCGAACCTGTCGGAGGTGTCGTTCAATCTCCGGTTCCTCGGCGCGCTCGGCCGGATGCGCGGCGTGCAGGACATCAGCAGGATGCTGTACTACCTGACCGGCCTGGCCACCGAGCGGTCCGCGGTCCTCGCCTACAACAAACTCCACTCCGGGCTGCTCGAGCTCGGCGAGCGGGCGATCGCCAAGACGGTGGTCGCGCCGATCCGCCGCCAGGAGCCGGGGCACTTCGCCTACTACCAGATGGCCGCGCAGGAGCTGTGGGATCAGCTGGCCGGCTGGCAGAAGTGGCTGACGCGCGGGCTGCGGAAGCGGACGTTCGAGGTGGTCGGCGCCTACAACAAGCGGCAAGTTGCCGACTTCGGCGACGTGATGACCGCGCTGGAGATGAGCGACGGCGGCGAGGCCGAGCTGCGCGAGTACGCACGGCAGGTCGGGCGGGCCGAACACGAGCTGCTGTGGGCGCATCGCCGCGGATTGCGGGTACCGGACTACGTGTTCAAGTCACTTAAGCGGGCCGCCGTGCTCGCGGCCGAACGGAAAGGCGAGGTCTGGCCCGCCGCCCAACCAGCAGCATCATGA
- a CDS encoding helix-turn-helix domain-containing protein, with translation MTAQAQHATRPTKRQLIIETAERLFAEHGYDATSTARIATEAGVPSGLVFYHFATKLDLLLAVVQERPSPSEVLRSAARARTVRGRLRSMVASMVEELENDRAARVIVFREAPGRPEIASRAAELFAGATETVADVLSGAEDLVADEARVQTAAELVVSRVFLDTVALAQDEPAVKRHAAMIELIAESLTSGVRVRS, from the coding sequence ATGACCGCACAAGCACAGCACGCCACCCGGCCGACCAAGCGGCAGCTCATCATCGAGACCGCCGAGCGGCTGTTCGCCGAGCACGGGTACGACGCCACGTCGACGGCCCGGATCGCGACCGAGGCCGGGGTGCCGTCGGGGCTGGTGTTCTACCACTTCGCGACCAAGCTCGACCTGTTGCTCGCGGTCGTGCAGGAACGCCCGTCGCCGAGCGAGGTGCTGCGCTCCGCGGCGCGCGCCCGGACGGTCCGCGGTCGGCTGCGGTCGATGGTGGCCTCGATGGTGGAGGAGCTGGAGAACGACCGGGCGGCCCGGGTCATCGTGTTCCGGGAGGCGCCGGGGCGGCCGGAGATCGCGTCCCGGGCGGCCGAGCTGTTCGCGGGGGCGACGGAGACCGTGGCCGACGTACTGAGTGGTGCCGAGGACCTGGTGGCCGACGAGGCACGCGTGCAGACGGCGGCGGAGCTGGTGGTGAGCCGGGTGTTCCTGGACACCGTCGCGCTGGCGCAGGACGAGCCCGCGGTGAAGCGGCACGCGGCGATGATCGAGCTGATCGCGGAGTCGCTGACCTCCGGCGTGCGCGTCCGGAGCTGA
- a CDS encoding PRC-barrel domain-containing protein, with protein sequence MTEKEPLGLVRLDDSDLMLAKAEDDVRGASVVDSDGTEIGKVSSLFVDADERRVRLLDVASGGLLGIGAAHRLIPVDAVVQVSEDQVTIGRTRNEIAHAPGYDPELTEFDPTENLEELYGYYGMTPYWFPGYRYPRFPFR encoded by the coding sequence ATGACCGAGAAGGAGCCGCTCGGCCTCGTCCGGCTGGACGACAGCGACCTGATGCTCGCGAAGGCCGAGGACGACGTCCGGGGCGCCAGCGTGGTGGACTCGGACGGTACGGAGATCGGCAAGGTCAGCAGCCTGTTCGTGGACGCCGACGAGCGTCGCGTACGGCTGCTGGACGTGGCGTCCGGCGGCCTGCTGGGCATCGGCGCCGCACACCGCCTGATCCCGGTCGACGCCGTCGTACAGGTCTCCGAGGACCAGGTCACGATCGGCCGCACCCGCAACGAGATCGCGCACGCCCCGGGCTACGACCCGGAGCTCACCGAGTTCGACCCCACCGAGAACCTCGAGGAACTCTACGGCTACTACGGCATGACCCCGTACTGGTTCCCCGGCTACCGCTACCCGCGCTTCCCGTTCCGGTGA
- a CDS encoding ester cyclase, whose protein sequence is MSADLAAFYRRYITCCNEHRFGDLGEFVARDVSVNGEACGLAKYAAGLQAVVDEVPDFHWDVQQILRDRRSLAVRLIDTGTTRSGRAVWVQELAMYDVPDGRIAAVWGDLDRTRL, encoded by the coding sequence GTGAGCGCGGATCTCGCGGCCTTCTACCGCCGCTACATCACCTGCTGCAACGAGCACCGCTTCGGCGACCTCGGCGAGTTCGTCGCCCGCGACGTCTCGGTGAACGGCGAGGCGTGTGGCCTGGCGAAGTACGCCGCTGGGCTCCAGGCGGTGGTCGACGAGGTGCCGGACTTCCACTGGGACGTGCAGCAGATCCTGCGGGACCGGCGGTCGCTGGCGGTGCGCTTGATCGACACCGGCACGACTCGTTCCGGGCGGGCGGTGTGGGTCCAGGAGCTTGCGATGTACGACGTGCCGGACGGGCGGATCGCCGCGGTGTGGGGCGACCTGGACCGCACCCGCCTGTAG
- a CDS encoding NPP1 family protein, with translation MQHPARRAVGVVLGTAALMLTSAGLAYAAPPPSLPQNAGGYEQSFSPAYDYDTDGCYATPAIGADGTLNPGLNPTGAVNGNCRDQSDLDNSQTYARSKCNGGWCAIVYASYFEKDQALPGSSLGGHRHDWEHVISWVNQATNQVEYVTTTQHATQVTYPRSQVRFDGSHPKVVYHKDGASTHFFRLANSNDDPPENHYHTWRYPPLVDWTGFPSTALRDTLMTADFGSATIKITDKDDRFRSLLNASRPSGIPFDPWA, from the coding sequence ATGCAGCATCCCGCCCGCCGGGCGGTCGGTGTCGTCCTCGGCACCGCCGCCCTGATGCTCACCTCCGCCGGCCTGGCGTACGCCGCCCCGCCACCGAGCCTCCCGCAGAACGCCGGCGGCTACGAGCAGTCGTTTTCACCGGCGTACGACTACGACACCGACGGCTGCTACGCCACCCCGGCCATCGGCGCCGACGGCACCCTCAACCCCGGCCTCAACCCGACCGGCGCGGTGAACGGCAACTGCCGCGACCAGTCCGACCTCGACAACTCACAGACCTACGCGCGTTCCAAGTGCAACGGCGGCTGGTGCGCGATCGTGTACGCCAGCTACTTCGAGAAGGACCAGGCGCTCCCGGGCAGCAGTCTCGGCGGCCACCGGCACGACTGGGAGCACGTGATCTCCTGGGTGAACCAGGCGACCAACCAGGTCGAGTACGTGACCACGACACAGCACGCGACCCAGGTCACCTACCCGCGGTCGCAGGTCCGCTTCGACGGCTCGCACCCGAAAGTCGTCTACCACAAGGACGGCGCGAGTACGCACTTCTTCCGGCTCGCCAACAGCAACGACGACCCGCCCGAGAACCACTACCACACCTGGCGCTACCCACCGCTGGTCGACTGGACCGGCTTTCCCAGTACGGCGTTGCGCGACACGCTGATGACCGCCGACTTCGGGTCCGCGACGATCAAGATCACCGACAAGGACGACCGGTTCCGCTCCCTGCTGAACGCGTCCAGGCCGTCCGGGATCCCGTTCGACCCTTGGGCCTGA